The Porphyrobacter sp. LM 6 sequence AGGGTGTTGACCGGGTCATTGAGGTTGCACGGGGTGGCGCCGCTCGGCGCGACCGGCAGGGTCGAGGTCGTGCAGGTCACGTTGCGACGGGTGAAGTCCTGCGTGTTGTCCGACTGCCAGGCGAACACGCCGGCCTGATAGAAGAACGGCTTGGTCTGGTCCGACGCGATGCGGATTTCGGCCGAGACCTGTTCGGTCTTCACCGTGCCGACGTCATGCAGCTGGCCCGCACCGACAATCGCACGCGGCAGGAAATCGCCTTCGCGGTTTTCGGTGTTTTCCCAGTTGCGGTAGCCGAGCACGACGCTGAGCGTGTGGGTGTCGCTCACCTCGAAATCGCCCGAACCGGTGAGGCTCCACTGCGTATCCTGCGTGCTGGTGACGAGGTTGTGGTTGATGAAGCGCTGGTCTTCACCCAGTGCGACACCGCGCGGCAGGCCCAGTTCGGCATCCTGCACCGCGCCGCGGCTGGCACCGGTCACGTCGGCGCAGCAATCGTCATCGGCCTTGTAGTAATCGGCGATCAGGCGGACCTTGTTGCCGCCGTCGTTGTAATCCATGATCCCGCGCAGGCCGTAACGCTCGTAGCCGTTGACCTTGCGGTTGGTGCCGCCGTTGATGTTGGTGATGTTGCCATCATAGCTGCCGTAGAAGCCGGTCAGGCGGGCGCTGAGGTTCTCGCCAATCGGACCCGACAGCGCGGCACGCAGGCGGTATTCGTCCTTTTCGAACCAGTCGGCGTTGAATTCGGCTTCAAATTCGTCGGTGCCGCCCTTGGAAACGATGTTGACGAGGCCGGCGCTCGCGTTGCGGCCGAACAGCGTGCCCTGCGGGCCGCGCAGCACTTCGATCCGCTGCAGGTCGACGAGGTCCATGAAGGCCTGGCCCGAACGCGACAGCACGACGCCGTCGACAACGGTGGACACACTCGGTTCCGCCGCGACCGAGAAGGAGATGGTGCCGACGCCGCGCATCACGATCGCGCTGTTGGCGCTGGTGGTGCCCTTGCGGAAGGTCACCGAGGGGACGACGGTGGAGATGTTTTCGAGGCTGATGACCCCTGCCTGCGCAAGGCGATCGGCCGAGACCGCGGTGATCGCGATCGGCACATCCTGCACATTTTCCTCGACCTTTTGCGCGGTGACGATGATTTCCTCGACCTGCGCGGCGGCGGGTGCGGTGTACATCAGCGCCAGCGAGCTGGCCGAAAGTGCGAGCGCCTTGAGCGCAATACGGGTGTTGGCAGACATGGTGATTCTCTCCCCTCCTGTTGGTCGACTCGTGCGGGCGGCAGGCTAAGACCTTCGCCCGTGCGGTCGATCTTTCGGCCATCGGGTTGCGCTTTCTGTCCCGTTATGTCAAGCGGTGTCAGACACGGCCAAGGGACGGGCCGGGAGAGGAAATCGGGGCTGGCATGGTGCAGCTGGAGGCGAGCGAGGGGGGCATTGATGTGCGGCTGGCTGGCCGCGCCGTCCTTAAGCATCGCCCGGATTGTCCTGCAATTTCCGTTGCTTCCGGCCAACCGCAAGTCACCATGGTGCGCGGCAATTTCCGCCTTGATGATGCGCCTGTGGCAGCAGAGCCACTCACCCACAGCAATCGCGATCCAGGCGGGGAGTGGGTGCTTTCCAGCGCCGATGGCAGCGTCCGCGCGGGTGTGAGTCTTGCGCCGGATGCATCGCGCCTCAACGTCCAGGCGCCGGGCGGGCATGACCGGATCACCATCGATTTCGTGCTGGGCGATGATGACATCGTGTGGGGCGGA is a genomic window containing:
- a CDS encoding TonB-dependent receptor, translating into MSANTRIALKALALSASSLALMYTAPAAAQVEEIIVTAQKVEENVQDVPIAITAVSADRLAQAGVISLENISTVVPSVTFRKGTTSANSAIVMRGVGTISFSVAAEPSVSTVVDGVVLSRSGQAFMDLVDLQRIEVLRGPQGTLFGRNASAGLVNIVSKGGTDEFEAEFNADWFEKDEYRLRAALSGPIGENLSARLTGFYGSYDGNITNINGGTNRKVNGYERYGLRGIMDYNDGGNKVRLIADYYKADDDCCADVTGASRGAVQDAELGLPRGVALGEDQRFINHNLVTSTQDTQWSLTGSGDFEVSDTHTLSVVLGYRNWENTENREGDFLPRAIVGAGQLHDVGTVKTEQVSAEIRIASDQTKPFFYQAGVFAWQSDNTQDFTRRNVTCTTSTLPVAPSGATPCNLNDPVNTLFPFATSRSDVRSQNYAVFGQATYQFTDALSLTGGLRYTWDDLTFVHTRAPAVNATTGLPATGPGTNGNPAGGTIASGGNGTNTSRGDTTNGNLSGKAVLQFKPADDIMLYGSYTRGYKGPAFNVFFNHTAPNNAVPISEELSDSFEVGVKSQFLDRRVQLNVAAFTVEYDGFQANNFIVVNGATISNLTNAGTVKSEGFEADLVVNPFDGLNLRASAVYADARVKEFNPNPTTNAPDARNGTKLPLAPEFVYTIGGDYTADLGGVQMYLNTDYRHTSRQWSDLGQAASTVIDPYGMWNASLGFSDPDDKYRVTFHARNIADESYVLLNVEGGRRLQIPRDADRYFGISLRVRTF